A stretch of the Saccharolobus caldissimus genome encodes the following:
- a CDS encoding creatininase family protein has translation MKLLEITRDEIREDMIGLIPIGSIEQHGPHLPMGTDSIIAEYIAKSVEEKLSDKVILFPTIYYGVSIEHKGFPFLTISFQTAISLIKEILESSVNNLGIYKMIIVNGHGGNSYFLPLVQREFNMLHNNAKVLIFNVFNEKEREIFDVNDLHAGSIETSKIYVINEKLVKLEKINEIKDFNIKNGVFVIYSTKEANNYGVINDNKPIQINTELGRKVLNMAIEELINLILNFNL, from the coding sequence ATGAAACTATTGGAGATTACGAGAGATGAGATAAGGGAAGATATGATAGGATTAATTCCAATTGGAAGTATAGAGCAACACGGTCCTCATTTACCTATGGGTACTGACAGTATAATTGCTGAATATATTGCGAAATCTGTAGAAGAGAAATTAAGTGATAAGGTAATTTTATTTCCTACTATATATTACGGTGTTTCAATAGAACATAAAGGATTCCCCTTTCTTACTATCTCCTTTCAAACAGCCATTTCCCTTATAAAGGAGATATTAGAGAGCTCAGTTAACAATCTGGGAATATATAAAATGATAATAGTTAATGGTCACGGCGGTAATTCGTACTTTTTACCATTAGTCCAGAGAGAATTCAACATGTTACATAATAATGCTAAAGTTCTAATATTTAACGTATTTAACGAGAAGGAAAGAGAAATATTTGATGTTAATGATTTGCACGCTGGCAGTATAGAAACTTCTAAGATTTATGTAATTAATGAAAAACTAGTTAAGTTAGAGAAGATAAATGAGATTAAAGATTTTAATATAAAGAACGGTGTATTTGTAATTTATTCAACTAAAGAAGCCAATAATTACGGGGTTATAAATGATAATAAGCCCATTCAAATTAACACTGAATTAGGAAGGAAAGTACTAAATATGGCAATAGAGGAGTTGATAAATTTAATACTTAACTTTAACCTTTAA
- a CDS encoding universal stress protein produces MRRILVGYDGSSYSQKALDFAIDFAKKYSAKLYIVEVIDLTVFYNAGILPPLEASKLLEEKAKKDIANAVEKAKAQGVDAEGFTLEGEPANMLLQFATDNQIDVIVVGSRGLSKIQRFFLGSVSNKIAQESKIPVIIVK; encoded by the coding sequence ATGAGGAGAATATTAGTAGGCTATGATGGTTCTTCTTATTCTCAAAAAGCTTTAGATTTTGCAATAGACTTCGCTAAAAAGTATTCAGCTAAATTATATATTGTAGAGGTGATAGATCTTACAGTATTTTATAATGCTGGAATATTACCACCCTTAGAGGCATCAAAACTTCTAGAAGAAAAGGCTAAAAAGGATATTGCGAATGCTGTAGAAAAGGCTAAGGCTCAGGGTGTTGATGCTGAGGGATTTACCTTAGAGGGAGAACCCGCAAATATGTTATTACAATTTGCAACTGATAATCAAATTGATGTAATAGTTGTTGGAAGTAGAGGTTTATCTAAAATTCAGCGGTTCTTCTTAGGTAGTGTTTCAAATAAAATCGCTCAAGAGTCTAAGATTCCCGTAATAATAGTTAAATAA
- a CDS encoding amidohydrolase family protein — MIVKNAKLLDGRIVNIKIDGERISCIGQCEGDEEEIDAEYKLVLPPYFNMHFHLDSAFTNVSNKSGTLWEGIRIWQEVKNKLTEEEVIRNALTAVKLMVAQGTLWIRTHVDVTEKSLKLLKAIKKVKEMVRDIAEVQITAFPQDGIFTDKGNDELLRKAIEEGADNVGLIPHNELTREDGVKSVKFAFDLAKEYNRDVDGHIDETDDPNSRFLEVVVKETLDNNWHGKVTAGHVTAMHSWDPAYRYRILPQVAKAGITVIPNPLINAVLQGRLEGYPKRRGNAPIKEMIKFNVNVALGHDCIMDPWYPLGSGNMLHVLFMSIHLDQLTGEEELKWSINLITFNAAKAWRTEYGIEMGKEANLLVTDMDDVVDLIRFMEPPKFVIRKGKVIAKDGKYILFNGKWENVKRKPQ, encoded by the coding sequence ATGATAGTAAAAAACGCTAAACTATTAGATGGAAGGATAGTTAACATAAAAATAGATGGAGAGAGAATTTCATGCATAGGACAATGTGAGGGAGATGAGGAGGAAATAGATGCTGAATATAAGTTAGTATTGCCACCATACTTTAACATGCACTTCCACCTAGATAGTGCGTTTACTAACGTTTCCAATAAGAGTGGGACTTTATGGGAGGGAATAAGAATATGGCAGGAAGTGAAAAATAAGTTAACTGAGGAGGAGGTAATTAGGAATGCTTTAACTGCTGTGAAATTAATGGTAGCTCAAGGTACTTTATGGATTAGAACTCACGTAGACGTGACTGAGAAGTCCCTAAAACTACTTAAGGCGATAAAGAAGGTTAAAGAAATGGTAAGGGATATAGCTGAAGTTCAAATAACTGCTTTCCCTCAAGATGGTATATTTACTGATAAGGGTAATGATGAATTATTAAGGAAAGCTATTGAAGAAGGCGCAGACAACGTTGGTTTAATCCCCCATAATGAGTTGACCAGAGAAGATGGGGTTAAATCGGTTAAGTTTGCTTTTGACTTAGCTAAGGAATATAATAGGGACGTAGACGGACATATAGATGAAACTGACGATCCAAATTCGAGATTTTTAGAGGTAGTAGTAAAAGAGACGTTAGATAATAATTGGCACGGTAAAGTGACAGCTGGTCACGTCACTGCAATGCATAGTTGGGATCCAGCATATAGGTATAGAATTCTACCTCAGGTCGCTAAAGCCGGCATTACTGTAATCCCAAATCCTTTAATAAATGCTGTCCTTCAAGGAAGGCTTGAGGGATATCCTAAAAGGAGAGGAAATGCACCAATAAAGGAGATGATTAAATTTAATGTTAACGTAGCTTTAGGTCATGATTGCATAATGGACCCATGGTATCCTTTAGGATCTGGAAATATGTTACATGTGCTCTTCATGAGTATACATTTAGACCAACTCACTGGGGAAGAGGAACTAAAGTGGTCAATAAATCTAATAACATTTAATGCAGCTAAGGCGTGGAGAACTGAATACGGAATTGAAATGGGAAAGGAGGCTAATTTACTAGTTACTGATATGGATGATGTAGTAGATTTAATCCGATTTATGGAACCGCCAAAATTCGTCATAAGGAAGGGTAAAGTAATAGCTAAGGATGGTAAGTATATATTATTTAATGGGAAATGGGAAAACGTAAAGAGAAAACCCCAATAA
- a CDS encoding putative metallopeptidase, whose product MIKYERALEEEKTLRDIVETLKLDYIDLSRVRIVYSYGANTRAIARIWAIPKIILETFELKPVYVIELITEKFLKLSEEEKIKVIIHEVLHIPSKFSGGLRPHGNKVSQREVNKLYKKYLNSKSKKRNS is encoded by the coding sequence ATGATAAAATATGAGAGAGCCTTAGAAGAGGAGAAAACATTAAGGGATATAGTGGAGACGTTAAAATTAGATTACATAGACTTAAGCAGGGTTAGAATAGTTTACTCATACGGGGCAAATACTAGGGCTATTGCGAGAATATGGGCAATACCAAAAATAATATTAGAAACCTTTGAGTTAAAGCCCGTCTATGTTATAGAATTAATAACGGAAAAATTTCTTAAGTTAAGTGAGGAGGAAAAGATTAAAGTAATTATTCATGAAGTTCTTCACATTCCATCAAAGTTCAGCGGTGGATTAAGACCCCATGGAAACAAAGTAAGCCAAAGGGAAGTAAATAAACTTTACAAAAAATATTTGAATTCAAAGTCAAAAAAGAGGAACTCTTAA
- a CDS encoding SRPBCC family protein: protein MWMPNYILVLNYIMEQAYDFEVEAPPEIVRDYLMNPENLMKYVPHFKDLKRADDGWELYVSWLFTIKLKVKRVFTNTDVIYLVEKSEGLIKIKSSLRFTIFPSKGGITIVRLVFFYEGPFESIVKGQADAFYKKGKEVFKTEMTKEKRIVIQERQNGGEGEVPIYKMKTIFSGKINKDELEKYLEIAMAKSVNSTVVVILSDERNIVEIKFKGGDLVSQKGEVESLSSPITILIKQ from the coding sequence ATGTGGATGCCTAATTATATTCTTGTCTTAAATTATATTATGGAACAAGCTTATGACTTTGAGGTAGAAGCTCCTCCAGAGATAGTTAGAGATTACCTCATGAATCCTGAAAACTTAATGAAATATGTTCCTCATTTTAAAGATTTGAAACGAGCCGATGATGGCTGGGAATTATATGTGAGCTGGTTATTTACAATAAAATTAAAAGTTAAGAGAGTTTTTACTAATACCGATGTTATCTATTTAGTGGAAAAAAGTGAAGGTTTAATAAAGATAAAATCCAGTTTAAGATTCACAATTTTTCCCTCGAAAGGAGGAATTACTATAGTAAGGTTAGTGTTCTTTTATGAGGGACCATTCGAAAGTATAGTTAAGGGACAAGCTGATGCGTTCTATAAAAAAGGAAAGGAGGTATTTAAGACTGAAATGACAAAGGAAAAAAGGATAGTAATTCAAGAAAGACAGAATGGCGGAGAGGGAGAAGTACCAATTTACAAAATGAAAACAATATTTTCGGGTAAAATAAACAAGGATGAGTTAGAAAAGTATCTGGAAATAGCAATGGCTAAAAGCGTTAATTCAACAGTTGTTGTAATTTTATCTGATGAGAGAAATATTGTAGAGATAAAATTTAAAGGAGGAGATCTAGTGTCACAGAAAGGAGAAGTAGAGAGTCTTTCGTCTCCAATAACAATATTAATAAAGCAATAA
- the glcS gene encoding glucose ABC transporter substrate-binding protein GlcS, translating into MKHPYSLVRGLSSTQIAIIVAIIVIVIVIGAIAGIMLTRKPTPTVITTTVTSTITTTPVTTTTTTTGPIVFYTWWATEGKIALNHLIPAFEKATGLQMQPYIVPGAGGTNAKYAILALIEAGKPPAAFQVHFGPEMISYVEAAPNGVNSFVNMTPYAIQWGLLKNAVYEVLQAGAFNGTLLSIPVNVHRGALLYVNVQLLREYNLPFPYNFSTLVYDTVQLAEHGIHPWMVPGGDGGWDQFNLWEDIFLSLAGPQLYNEMIYGTINLNNATVQKLINETNYWFLNFTSYDYPGWQSMTWTQGLTLLVQGKVAFQANGNWLTNYAYDFLNTTAYPPLPQYINNSSVTLIESPFPGTQNYYALVIDSIGIPVGPQEQQALQLAHFWSSYQGQEVWTKWKAVTYYKNATDWFNTPAQWYDYEQLINDSSHPQDFVYQLSDGGVFDDVFAQIDSGLLTLQEVGPAGLSAWNSTLYSAMHEEEQQWLEAAKLGLGYLGFPGHPFANYYPPWVMNPSMYGLKQSTSKQSNVGGITISMILIITGSLMIADTISRRYFERSIIFPFKK; encoded by the coding sequence ATGAAGCATCCCTATAGTCTAGTTAGGGGTTTATCTTCAACCCAAATTGCAATAATTGTCGCAATAATTGTAATAGTAATAGTCATAGGAGCAATTGCAGGAATAATGCTAACGAGAAAACCAACACCAACAGTAATAACAACAACAGTAACAAGCACAATAACAACAACACCAGTGACAACAACAACCACAACAACCGGACCAATAGTATTCTACACATGGTGGGCAACAGAAGGAAAGATTGCACTAAATCATTTGATTCCCGCTTTTGAAAAAGCTACTGGACTACAAATGCAGCCTTATATAGTTCCGGGAGCAGGAGGTACTAACGCAAAATATGCAATATTAGCATTAATAGAAGCAGGAAAACCACCAGCAGCCTTCCAGGTACATTTTGGTCCAGAAATGATAAGTTATGTAGAGGCAGCACCTAACGGGGTAAACTCATTTGTAAACATGACACCATACGCAATACAATGGGGACTACTAAAGAACGCAGTATATGAAGTACTACAAGCAGGAGCATTCAACGGAACACTACTATCAATACCAGTAAATGTACACAGAGGTGCTTTGCTATATGTTAACGTGCAATTATTAAGGGAGTATAATTTACCATTCCCATATAACTTCAGCACACTAGTCTATGATACAGTACAACTAGCAGAACACGGAATACACCCATGGATGGTACCGGGAGGAGATGGAGGATGGGACCAATTCAACCTATGGGAAGACATATTCCTATCCCTAGCAGGACCACAATTATACAATGAAATGATATACGGAACAATAAACCTAAACAACGCAACAGTACAAAAACTAATAAACGAGACAAACTACTGGTTCCTAAACTTCACATCCTACGACTACCCAGGATGGCAATCAATGACATGGACACAAGGACTAACACTACTAGTACAAGGAAAAGTAGCATTCCAAGCAAACGGAAACTGGCTAACAAACTACGCATATGACTTCCTAAACACAACAGCCTACCCACCACTACCACAATACATAAACAACTCAAGCGTAACACTAATAGAATCCCCATTCCCAGGAACACAAAACTACTACGCACTAGTAATAGACTCCATAGGAATACCAGTAGGACCACAAGAACAACAAGCATTACAATTAGCTCACTTCTGGTCATCTTACCAAGGGCAAGAAGTATGGACTAAGTGGAAGGCAGTAACATATTATAAGAATGCTACTGACTGGTTTAATACTCCTGCTCAATGGTATGATTATGAGCAGTTAATTAACGATTCCTCTCATCCACAAGACTTCGTTTACCAATTATCAGATGGTGGAGTTTTTGACGACGTGTTTGCCCAAATAGACTCTGGATTACTAACACTACAAGAAGTAGGGCCTGCCGGATTATCAGCATGGAATTCTACATTATACTCAGCAATGCATGAAGAAGAACAACAATGGCTAGAAGCAGCAAAACTAGGACTAGGATACTTAGGATTCCCTGGTCATCCATTTGCAAACTACTACCCACCATGGGTTATGAACCCATCAATGTATGGATTAAAACAATCTACTAGTAAGCAGAGTAATGTTGGAGGCATAACAATATCTATGATATTAATAATAACTGGATCACTAATGATAGCTGATACGATAAGTAGAAGGTATTTTGAAAGAAGTATTATATTCCCATTTAAGAAATAA